One genomic region from Zalophus californianus isolate mZalCal1 chromosome 12, mZalCal1.pri.v2, whole genome shotgun sequence encodes:
- the LOC113911245 gene encoding olfactory receptor 9A4: MMSNLSSATEFCLLGFPGSQELHHILFAVFFVFYSVTLMGNTVIIVIVCVDKRLHSPMYFFLGHLSALEIFVTTVIVPVMLWGLLLPGMQTISLAACVTQLFLYLAVGTTEFALLGAMAVDRYVAVCNPLRYNIIMNSRTCIWVVTVSWMFGFLSEIWPVYATFQFTFCKSNVLDHFFCDRGQLLKLSCDDTLFAEFVLFLMAIVIIIGSLAPTIISYTYIISTILKIPTASGRRKAFSTCASHFTFVVIGYGSCLFLFVKPKQTQAAEYNKIVSLLISVLTPFLNPFIFTLRNDKVKEALEDQMNRCCPLVKD, translated from the coding sequence ATGATGAGCAATCTGTCTAGTGCCACTGAGTTCTGCCTTCTAGGCTTCCCTGGGTCCCAAGAACTACACCACATTCTTTTTGCTGTATTCTTTGTCTTCTACTCAGTGACACTAATGGGAAACACAGTCATCATTGTGATTGTGTGTGTTGATAAACGTCTGCACTCTCCCATGTATTTCTTCCTTGGTCATCTCTCTGCCTTGGAGATCTTTGTTACAACTGTTATTGTGCCCGTGATGCTTTGGGGGTTGCTGCTCCCTGGGATGCAGACAATATCTCTGGCTGCCTGTGTCACCCAGCTCTTCCTGTACCTTGCTGTGGGAACCACAGAGTTTGCATTACTGGGAGCGATGGCTGTGGACCGTTACGTGGCTGTCTGTAACCCTCTGAGGTACAACATCATTATGAACAGCCGCACCTGCATCTGGGTGGTCACTGTGTCATGGATGTTTGGGTTCCTTTCTGAAATATGGCCTGTCTATGCCACATTTCAGTTTACCTTCTGCAAGTCAAATGTGTTAGACCATTTTTTCTGTGACCGAGGGCAACTGCTCAAATTATCTTGTGATGATACTCTTTTCGCAGagtttgttcttttcttaatgGCTATTGTCATTATCATTGGCTCTCTGGCCCCAACAATTATCTCCTACACCTACATCATCTCTACCATCCTCAAGATCCCCACAGCCTCGGGCCGGAGGAAAGCCTTCTCTACGTGTGCCTCTCATTTCACCTTTGTGGTGATAGGCTACGGCAGCTGCTTGTTCCTGTTTGTGAAACCCAAGCAAACACAGGCAGCAGAGTACAATAAGATAGTTTCCCTGTTGATTTCTGTGTTAACCCCTTTCCTGAACCCTTTCATCTTCACCCTTAGGAATGACAAAGTCAAAGAGGCACTTGAGGATCAAATGAATCGGTGCTGTCCACTGGTCAAGGATTAA